The Cardiobacteriaceae bacterium TAE3-ERU3 genome includes a region encoding these proteins:
- a CDS encoding DUF2254 domain-containing protein, whose protein sequence is MYRFWLWLRRPQNTLWATPALGALFAITMAALAAVMPRFLLPQDFSFPDIQLETIDDLLDVLSSSMLAVTTFSLSIMVSAFASASSGATPRATQLVMADDNTRVAIASFISAFIYAVIAKTALGMGYYHQNGRFVLFVATVLVLIYLIITLIRWVFTLSQLGRMSNTIRKIEQQAKATVATYRAEPFLGAAGTEPDGEPVMWLNNHETGYLTHINMAMLNELASAGNYRLHITVRPGKLLYPGDTLAKLYGYEPQHQNIKALRDCFVVQDNRSYDQDPRYGLIILSEVAQRALSPAVNDPGTAIKIMTVLANIMISVKPSRDGQPEVPYYRLSIEPLVEQDLIVQPFDPMLRDGAGNLDIAERGQKILAAIWRHAPEQSIREVARWQAKRALDYHEASDMLVTDKSFIREVHHRLFIRSEHGVVDSIWQFDCAKQMRPGEAEPHHDN, encoded by the coding sequence ATGTATCGTTTCTGGCTATGGCTGCGTCGGCCGCAAAATACCCTTTGGGCGACACCGGCATTGGGTGCTTTATTTGCCATTACAATGGCGGCACTAGCAGCCGTCATGCCACGCTTCCTATTACCGCAAGACTTTAGTTTTCCGGATATACAGTTGGAAACGATAGATGATTTGCTTGATGTATTGTCGAGCAGCATGTTGGCTGTCACCACATTTTCTCTGTCGATTATGGTGTCAGCATTTGCCTCGGCTTCGAGTGGTGCAACTCCTCGCGCGACGCAGCTGGTAATGGCTGACGACAATACACGGGTAGCCATCGCAAGTTTTATTTCGGCGTTCATTTATGCGGTGATCGCCAAGACGGCACTTGGCATGGGCTACTATCATCAAAATGGTCGCTTTGTGTTATTTGTCGCGACGGTTCTGGTGCTCATCTATTTGATCATCACATTGATTCGCTGGGTTTTTACGCTCTCTCAGCTGGGGCGAATGAGCAATACAATCCGAAAAATTGAGCAGCAGGCCAAGGCCACGGTTGCTACATACCGAGCGGAACCATTTCTCGGTGCAGCGGGCACTGAGCCCGATGGTGAGCCGGTGATGTGGTTGAATAATCATGAAACCGGCTATTTGACCCACATCAATATGGCAATGCTCAACGAACTTGCCTCAGCCGGTAATTACCGGCTTCACATCACTGTGCGCCCGGGCAAACTACTTTATCCGGGTGATACTTTGGCAAAGCTATATGGCTATGAGCCCCAACATCAGAATATCAAAGCATTGCGGGATTGCTTTGTGGTGCAAGATAACCGCAGTTACGATCAAGATCCGCGTTATGGTTTGATTATATTGAGTGAGGTCGCGCAACGGGCATTATCTCCTGCGGTGAATGATCCGGGTACGGCGATTAAGATCATGACGGTTCTTGCCAATATCATGATCAGCGTCAAACCCAGCCGTGATGGGCAGCCTGAAGTGCCGTATTACCGCCTGAGTATAGAACCATTGGTTGAGCAGGATTTAATTGTGCAGCCATTTGATCCAATGCTTCGCGATGGTGCGGGTAACCTTGATATTGCCGAACGTGGGCAAAAAATACTCGCAGCCATTTGGCGCCATGCACCGGAGCAATCTATCCGTGAGGTGGCGCGTTGGCAGGCGAAGCGTGCTTTGGATTATCACGAAGCGAGCGATATGCTGGTTACAGATAAAAGCTTTATACGCGAAGTACATCATCGCTTGTTTATTCGCAGTGAACACGGCGTGGTTGATTCCATTTGGCAGTTTGATTGTGCCAAGCAAATGCGGCCAGGTGAGGCTGAGCCGCATCATGATAACTAA